The following nucleotide sequence is from Candidatus Flexicrinis affinis.
TTGGAGAGCCTTCGCCGAGCTGTGTGACTATCAGTTCAAGTTCAATCCAGCCACGGATGGCCCGATTAGTGCGGCGCAAAATCTGGCTGAGCGCGTGGGGACGTGGCAGGCAATCTGGGATCGATTCTGTGAAGCGGCCAAGCGTTATGCGGGTATCAAGACGCAAATTGAGAGAGCATCGCCACCATCAAATAAGCTCGATTGGCGTGAACCAAGCCACGACGAGTATGACAGCTGGCCCCAATGGACCGCTTTTCACGAAGCCGAACTGCGTACACAGTTAGGTTTGCTGCTGGACAAACCGGCAGTAACCGTGCAGGCAGCCGTGATTGACCTCGAACGCCTTCACGGTCGTCGGCGCGAGGCGATCTGGGCAACTCTTGGCCACGCACCCCTTGCACACGTCCTCGAACACGTTGCGATCCTGGCGAAAACGGTCAGCGAAACCCCGCTCAATGGCGGTACGCTCGACGATCTGGTCGCGCGATATCAGACATCCGGATGGTTGGCTGATGATGCAGTTATGCGGTGCATGGACGCCGCTGCCGCGGTTGATCAATCCGACCGAAAGCTGGTGACGTCTCTCGTCCGGTCGCTTTACGTTTCGTGGGCAGAAGAGGCCGCAAGGTATCTCCAACAACTGGTACTCGATGTCGGATACCCAGCCCCGAATTACAGTACAGATCTCGCTGACGGGACGTGTATTGTTTTCATCGATGCGCTGCGTTTCGACGTTGCCCAACGCTTGTCTGACTACCTGAAGCAAGCACGTCTTGATGTCCAACAGCGAGTAACATGGGCTGCGCTGCCTTCTGTCACCGCGACAGGTAAGCCGGCGGTTTCTCCCGTGAGCAAACTGATATCTGGAGCTGAGACGAACGTCGATTTCCTCCCGAATGTGACCGAAACATCGAAACCTGCAAATCATCACAACTTGCATAAGTTGCTCGAACAAAACGGATGGCAGCTTCCGAAGTATCCGGATGATCTGGGCTCCGGATCGGGGCGAGCTTGGGTCGAGATCGGCGTTCTGGACAAGGCTGGCCACGACGGTGTCTTATCGTCGACACTTGCGTCGCACGTGAAGGACATAGGCGAGTATCTTGTTCGCGTAACGAAGGCGTGGAAGCGCATTGAGATCGTTACCGATCATGGGTGGCTTTACACACCTGGAGGACTTGAGAAGACCAGCCTGCCAACGGCTGTAAGCGAGAATCAATGGGGCAGGTGCGCGGCAATCAAACCGGGCGCGGGTTACACGGGCGATTGGTTTCCGTGGCACTGGAATCCGAACCAGCACTTCGTGCTCGCACCCGGCATTAGTTGCTTCAAGAGCAATATGATCTATGCGCACGGTGGGCTGAGTATGCAGGAGTGCCTTACTGTAAGCCTCGTACTGGGCGACAGTAGTACTGTGAGGGATCACGGACAAATCGTCTTTGTCGACGTCGAGTGGAGCGGACTTCGGTGCAAAGTCAGGTCCAATACGTACTCGCCTGAGTTGACGATTGACATCCGTTTAGCACCGAGTGATCCCAGCACTTCAGTCGTGTTTAAGGTAAAACCGCTCCCACAGAATTGTCTGGTGTCTCTGGCCGTCGAGGACGAAGAGCTCGAAGGGCAGCCCGTCTATATCGTGGCGATAACCAGTGCCGGTGAAGTAGTAGCCCAAAAGCTCAGCAGCATAGGTGGACAATCGAATGCTTGACCTAGACTCTATCGACAAGCTCGCGGCCGCGAACTTCGACGGATATCTCGTACGGAAGGACCTGGTTCGTACGTTCAGCCGGCAGTTTCCGGTTCCAACTTATGTCGTTGAGTTCCTACTCGGCAGGTACTGCGCGAGCGTGAATGAAGAAGAAATCGAAGAAGGTCTTGAGATTGTTCAGCGGCAGCTGCAATCGAAAACTGTCAAGGCTGGCGAACAGGAGCTCTTCAAGTCTCATGCCCGGGAACAGGGCCAGATCAAACTCATTGACATCATCACAGCGAAGCTCGACTCAAGGACGGACACATACGTTGCGACCCTTCCAAGCCTTCAGCTCAAGGACGTTCGGATTGACCCAGAACTGGTCAGATCGAACGAACGAATGCTCACTGGAGGATTCTACGCTGAGATCACCCTCGGTTATGACGCTGCAATAGCTCAAGAAAAGCACGGACGTCCGTTCAGCATAGACAACCTTCGCGAGATTCAGCTCTCGAAGCGTGATGTGCTTGACGTTGTGGCAAGAGGACGCAGAGCCTTCAGCACATCAGAGTGGATCGATTTTCTGCTCAGGAGCATTGGGATCGAACCCGAAGGTCTAGGTGAGCGAGCAAGAACCGCATTCTTGTTGAGAATGGTGCCATTTGTTGAACGTAACTACAACTTGATCGAACTTGGGCCACGCGGCACGGGAAAGAGCCACCTTTTTCAACAGGTCTCTCCATACGCGCACCTCGTATCTGGTGGGAAGGCAACGGTTGCGCAGATGTTCGTGAACAACGCGTCTGGTCAACGAGGCTTGGTTAGTCAATACGATGTCGTCTGCTTTGACGAAATCTCGGGAATTTCGTTCGATCAGAAGGACGGCGTGAACATTCTCAAGGGCTATATGGAATCAGGCGAATTCAGTCGCGGCAAAGAGAGCATTCGGGCCGACGGCAGCATCGTTATGGTTGGCAACTTCGATGTTGATGTTGAGCATCAGCAACGTGTGGGCCATCTCTTTGGTCCGCTCCCGCCGGAGATGCGCAACGACACCGCATTCATGGATCGTGTTCATTCGTTTCTTCCGGGTTGGGATGTACCCAAGATTGGGAAGAGCTTGCTCACAAACCACTTTGGATTGGTGAGTGATTTCCTCTCGGAGGTTTGGTCGTCGCTCAGAAGCCATAGCTACGTGTCCGCGGTTCACAGTCGCGTCCACTTTGGCGGAGCATTAAGCGGGCGCGACACAAATTCAGTCAACAAGACGATCAGTGGACTGCTGAAGCTTGTCTTCCCTAGCTCAATAGACCTTCTGAGCGAAGAAGATCTGGAGTGGGCAACGCGCGTCGCGTTGGAATCTCGGCGGCGTGTGAAAGAACAACAGAAGCGAATCGGTGCAACTGAGTTTCGAAACACTCATTTCAGTTACGTGGTTGGGTCGGACGGAATCGAAAAGTTCGTGAGTACCCCAGAGCTACAGAGCGAGAACAGCATAGGTTCAGACCCGTTGGAACCTGGCCAGGTTTGGGCAATTAGTGATGGTGGGCCTGATGAGCATCCTGGTCTATTTCGAATTGAGGTCACAGAAGGACCTGGGACAGGTGTCAGGATACTGAACAAGCCCACGCCACCGGCTTTTCGAGAGAGTATCGGCTATGCAGAGCAGAACCTATACGCACGTGCGCGGCAGTTGGTCGGTGATAAAGACCCTCGGCAACACGAGTTTTCGGTACAGTTGAGAGGATTTGATGCTGCCAAGTCCGGTGCGCGGACCGGTGTCGCGTCTCTTCTCGCCCTGTGCAGCGCGCTCTTGAGAAAGAGCATTCGCGGTGGGCTTGTTATGGTAGGAGAGATTAATCTAGGGGGTTCGATCGAGCCGGTGGTAAATGCAGTCACCATCGCAGAAATCGCCGTCGAGAAAGGGGCGACGTCTCTCCTTCTGCCCGTATCTTGCCGCCGACAGTTGCTCGATCTCTCGGATGAAATGGCTACTCGAATCGACGTTCAGTTCTACTCTGATGCTCGCGACGCACTTCTTAAAGCATTGATCGAATAGACGTTGCGCTCTGCCCCAAGAGCAGGCTGAGTCACTTTGGCCAACCCATGCGCCAAGGCCGCGTCATCGCTACTACAGGTCATCTGTAATGCATGTAGCAGCCTCAATCTCGAAACTATAGCCGTCCATCCCCGCTTCCCAGCCTCGAACTCGCGTCGCACTACATTTCTTGTGCGACGTCAAAGACGGTTTTCGGGTCTTTGGCAACGATTTCCCCTTGTTGACTCCCCTAATGTGACTCTGATAGACTCATAGCAATTCTTATAGTACTTATGCAATTCATCTCAACCACACTGCAAGCACTTTGGCTCTTGAATCGTAGCCGCGACCTCATGCGCCTGCACCGATGGGCCCTACGCAAGCGGCTTTATCCTCAGGCGAACTACTACGCATCACTGGCTGCCAGTTCGGAGTCTGGCCTCATCCGGATTCAATCGGCGGCGCCCTCAGCCATTGCGATCGCTCGTGTAATTCACTGGATCAACGGGCTGCTGTTTCCTGCACCGCGCTATCCGAGACGGGGCCTTGCCGACTTATATCGAGTGAAGCGTGGGTTGACGAGAATCCAAACACCCTATAATAGTGAATATACAATCGCACGAATGCGGATCGCGTCATTGCGTTCGGCTGAGTCGATCGGCACGGCAAAGAAGATTGCCGGGAGCAATCCTGGCTTGGCTCATCGCGTGCTGCGGCGCTTGCCGGGCGGTCAGGCTGTACGCACGCAGTAGGCAAATTCGACCATGAAGACTTCTCAACCAAGACGGTCACACCAGCGCATCTATCTGCCGCCGAAAGCAGCGGTGTTTGACGAGCTCGCACGCCGAACCTGCCTTGAGCTCTCAAGACAGGGTAGCGTCGCCTACTCGGAGCCAGAAACGATCGATGATCTCAGTCGCTTTTTGAAGTCAGTAGCGCAAGTCACGGCCAATACGCTGTCTTCGAAACTACATCAGTGGAAGGTAAACCGAGTATGTCCCTGAAAAAGACCTTGAAGTCAGATGGTCGTACTACTGCGCTGTGTTACGTTCGTCAGTCGTGGACGCGCACGCCTGAAGATCAAGACAGTCCTGACCGTCAGAAGTCGAACATTCAGGCGGTATGCGACCTACACGGTTGGACAGCTGAATGGTATGTCGACGCTGAGGGGCACAAGACAGGAACAAAGGTCACCAATCGGCCTGGCTGGCTGGCGCTTGAGGCGCGGCTCAAGGATGCTGATGTTGTAGCGATCGTTGCTAACGACCTGGCACGCCTTCATCGCAAAGGCTGGCGGATTGGAAACCTGCTCGACTTCGCCGATGAACACGGAGTCAAGCTGGTTCTGGCTGCTCCCGGCAAGCAAATGGACTTCTCGACGCCGCAGGGCCGAGCATTGGCTCAAATGAGCGCTATCTTCGATGAGTGGTATGCGATCGACATTTCGCAGAGAGCGAAGGACATGATCGCCCACCGCAAACGGAATGGGAAAAGCATGGGCTTGCCGCCTTTCGGTACGATCCGCGACAAGGACGGCTATCTTACGCCGTCGCCTGATGGTGCATGGCTGCTTCCAGACGGATCGTTTGTCAATGCAACCAGCGATGCGCGGCCCGATCCGGCTGCGATCTGGCGAGGATACTATGATGCGGCAGGGCGTGTGCTTGATCTCTACTCCCAGGGCTCAGCCGGTCTCGACACAATCGCCTACACAATGCAGATCGAGGGCTGGGCGTTCCGGGATCGTGAAGGCAGCCCTGCTCCGTTCGAAGGGGACGATGTGCGCCGCATCGTTGCCAACTGGGCCGAATATGGTGGATACGTTTACCAGGCGCGTGCTAGGGAGCGTCACCCCCATGATCACGATTTGTCGAAGATCAACCTGATCGAAGAGCGTGCGGTCTTCCCCATCGAGCTGCTATACAAGGTCGGTGAAATTCGACGCCGGCGCACAATGCGACGAGTCGGAAGCTATGGTCTGAAGAAGAATGCCCATCCCTACCCGCTCCAGGGCCTCGTATACTGCGCCCACTGTGAGAGGAAAGCCACAGCCAAGCAGAATCCGAAACTTCGTTCGCGGCTAGGTGGCCATACCAACAATGCGGGTACGGTCCATCGATATCGCCATAAGCCTGGCAGCTTGTGCGGATGCAAAGCGCGGACGGTCAAGGCAGAATTCGTCGAGCGTGACTTCCTTCGACTCCTCCAGATGCTGACGGTCGACACTGCCCAGATCGATCTCATGACCGAACTAGGTATCCAGCTCATGCGGCTCGACACACCCTCAGACGAACTCGATCTCGAAGCCCAAAAGCGGGCCGCGATCGCCAGGTGTCAACGTAAAATCGACGCGGCCGTGACTCTCTTTGGCGAGGGACGCATTGACAAGGACGAATATCATCGGCGCATTGAGCAGAACGAGCGCGAAATTGCTCACTGGGAGGCACGTACAACCGATACCGAGAAGATCGGCCTAGAACTAGCGGTGTGCATCGAAGCTGTCAACAAGATCGCGACGTTGTGGGAAGCAGGGAGCGACGAGGACAAGCAGGGCCTCGTGCGCTCGCTGTTCCACTACATCGTGTACGACCTGGATGCCCAGCAGATCGTCGGCTTCCGCCTGAAGCCGTGGGCAGATCGGTTCATCACGCTACGCGGCAACCTTGATGACGTCAAGGTCAACGGTGGAGCCGGCGTGGAATGTAATGCAGAGGGGCAAAGTCCCGTTGGGGTCACTGCTGTACCCAGCCCTTGATTCCCCTCAAGGGCTGGTTTTTTGCCCCCACCCTGCTCCTGATCCGCATACAATGCAGCCCGCAGCGCGACAAACGTATCTGCCCAAGGCTTCAGCTTGAAGCCGGTGATGCGCTGCGTATCGAGATTGACGACGACTTCCTCGAATAAGCTGCGGACCAAGCCCTGCCGATCCTCGTCGCTGCCGATGCGCCATGATTGGGCGATCCGCTCGACAACTTCCTGGCACATGGTCAGCTCTAGCGCGACCCTGTCCGTTTCCGCGGTCCGTGCTTCCCAGTGCGCGATTTCGCGCTCATTCTGATCCTTGCGCCGCAGGTATTCCTCGCGAGAGATGTCGCCGTCTTCGAATAGGTATTGCGCTGCTGCGATCCGGCGATTGCACTTCGCGATCGCTGCCCGTTTCTCGGCCTCCACCTTCTCCCCGTACTGCGAGTCTTGGATACCGAGTGCCCGCACGTTGAGCAGCGCCATTGCCTCGACCTGCTCTGTATTCACCCACAGCAGCTCAATCAGCCGCCCGAAGTCATTTTCGATAATGTCGCGTCTGATTGACCGATTCTTGCAGCCACAGTTTAGCCCGTGCTTGTGCCGGTAGCGTCCATCCTGCGTCTTGTTCTTGCCACCGAGGCGGGTGCGCCGCTTTGGGTCCCTCGCAATTCCCGCCAGGAGATCGCAGTGATGACAGTACAGGAGACCGAGCAGTGGATAGGGATGCGTGTCCACGTGCTGACCATCGTCAATGGTGCGCACCAACGTTCGGTCATACCGTGCTTTTCCGACACGGTACAACAGCTCAATCGGATACACTGCTCGATCAGGGTTCAACACGTAATTTTCCAGAGGGTATTTGTACGGGTGTCGTTCTTTCGCCCGAAGGGTGGAAACATGTCCACCGTACTCCGGCCAATTGGCGACAACACGACGGACCGCGTCGCTCTCGAATGCGATCGGATCTCCAGCCCGGTTGCGATAGGCCCAACCCTCCTTCTGCATCCGATACGCGACCTTATCAATGCCAATCATGCCGGTCGCGTAGAGCTCGAGCACCCGATATGCTGCCTCATAGAATCCGCGCCAGACCGCACTTTCGGCTGGAGGCGCTTCGCCCGCTTTCCCTCTGACGAATGCTCCATCTGCGAGCAACCACGCCCCACTCTCTGTTGGAATCAGATATCCTTTTTCATCGCGCTTCGTTCCGAACGGCGGGATTCCAACCGTCTTGCCTTCGCTTTTGCGATACTGAATACTGTCTCGCGATCGCTGGCCGATATCTTTCGCATACCATTCATCGAACAGCGCGCCGACCTGCACCATCAAACGCCCCAACGGCGTCGAAAAGTCTATCTGCTTGCCCTGCGCCGCCAGCACCAGCTTGACTTCATGTTCATCCACGAAATCGAGCAGATCGCCGATACGCCAGCCCTTGCGGTGTAGCCGCGACAAATCGTTCGCAACCAGCGCGGCGATGTCCGGGTCGGCGAGGCGCGATTTCAGCGCAAGCCAACCCGGGCGGTTCTTTTCGGTCGTGCCACTCTTATGCCCTTCAGCATCCTCGTAGAACTCCGGTGTCCAGCCATTCTGTTCGCAGACGCGCAGAATGTTGGCCCGCTGCCGATCAGGGCTTTCTGAGTCCTTTGCTTCGCGTGTCCAGGACAGCCGGATGTAACACAGCGCGATTGTGGGATCTTGTTTTGTGAGTTTAGTGGATTTGCCAGACATGGAAGCAGACTCCTAAACGTATACCAGCAGGTTCAAAATAGCGACCGGCCTGACGGCATGATAGAGTCTGCTGCAGGTCGTTGCGCTAGGGACATAGTGCGGCGACTAGGACGGTATGGTGTTCGAGCATCATGCCGTCCGTTGATTTCCACACTGTACAGCCAGTCAACGACTGCTGTCAAACTGCGCCTTGGTTCGTCGCTTGGCTTCGATCGTCAGCAGGACATACAGGAATTCTGCGAAGCCAGTGACCGTTTCGGACTTCGTGAAATCGGCGTTTCTCGTCGTTTCCGCTAGCTTGTTGCACACAGCTTGCGCGAATGCCTTGACGTCATCGAGCGGCGGCGGGACATATTCGACTTTCTCTGGATTCGGTTGATCCACTGCGCCTCACTGTACAGCACTCTCAAAGCTGCGGTTGACGTCATCGCTTAGCGCAAGTGACATCAAGACCGCGGTTTCAAGTGTTGCATAGTGAGCAGCCAGACCATGCGCAATTTTCGAGGTCCCGCTTAGCAGAATTGCGTCCCGGCTCTACGCGCCGTCAATTCCTCTGAAAGGACCGAAGGTTGCTAGCTGCCGCGGAGCGGTCCAAGACTGTCCCGAGTGAATGGTATCGAACCTAGCAGGGTTACGCCCGCTGTATATTGACACTGTGCAGAGCGCGGCGGAGTACAATGCTTCCGCGCCGCGCATGTGGAACGGCTACGCGTAGGTCGAGGGAAACGTGGTCAACCGGAGGATTCGGGTGGGATGACAGCCGGCATCGCGGCGTGTTGAAACTGAACCATGTGGGTACAGTAGGCGACGATTGGTATCACACATGAAACCTCCCAATGAAGCTGACGAACGCTGAACACGCCATCGTAGCGGCGCCCAAGATCCTATACCTGTTATCTGCGGAGAAGTCCGGCGGTAAGGACAAGTTCTTCGAGCGATCGGGCTTTTCTGTGGCACAATGGGAGGTGCTGCAAGCGGCAGTGCTGCAGCACGGTCAGGCGTACGACACGGTGAATGTCGTCACCACGGATTTCGGCGTGAAGTATGTTGTCGAAGGCAAGCTTTCGACCCCGGATGGACTCAATCCGTTCGTGCGTTCGATTTGGCAGATCGACCACGGGGAGACGGTTCCACGGTTTGTAACCGCCTATCC
It contains:
- a CDS encoding recombinase family protein, with the protein product MSGKSTKLTKQDPTIALCYIRLSWTREAKDSESPDRQRANILRVCEQNGWTPEFYEDAEGHKSGTTEKNRPGWLALKSRLADPDIAALVANDLSRLHRKGWRIGDLLDFVDEHEVKLVLAAQGKQIDFSTPLGRLMVQVGALFDEWYAKDIGQRSRDSIQYRKSEGKTVGIPPFGTKRDEKGYLIPTESGAWLLADGAFVRGKAGEAPPAESAVWRGFYEAAYRVLELYATGMIGIDKVAYRMQKEGWAYRNRAGDPIAFESDAVRRVVANWPEYGGHVSTLRAKERHPYKYPLENYVLNPDRAVYPIELLYRVGKARYDRTLVRTIDDGQHVDTHPYPLLGLLYCHHCDLLAGIARDPKRRTRLGGKNKTQDGRYRHKHGLNCGCKNRSIRRDIIENDFGRLIELLWVNTEQVEAMALLNVRALGIQDSQYGEKVEAEKRAAIAKCNRRIAAAQYLFEDGDISREEYLRRKDQNEREIAHWEARTAETDRVALELTMCQEVVERIAQSWRIGSDEDRQGLVRSLFEEVVVNLDTQRITGFKLKPWADTFVALRAALYADQEQGGGKKPALEGNQGLGTAVTPTGLCPSALHSTPAPPLTLTSSRLPRSVMNRSAHGFRRKPTICWASRSYTM
- the pglZ gene encoding BREX-1 system phosphatase PglZ type B, producing MSTILDHLVDSLRRAANYNPDVQAAPACILWTDADRMWEVIIPALQEHMPELFVLGEYDPAVRRGPAIWLRCVLARTLENVMYPEDATPVLYLPGVSRQDLRAVDSCPDHLKPLAELQYRGVIWSQSNGKDWTILAYLHSAQGGLALDIAQDRETLSAMLITLPNIMDTDPASLRGRRLDRSDFYGLINNDPTGELLKWLNDPEGYRAEKSETHWRAFAELCDYQFKFNPATDGPISAAQNLAERVGTWQAIWDRFCEAAKRYAGIKTQIERASPPSNKLDWREPSHDEYDSWPQWTAFHEAELRTQLGLLLDKPAVTVQAAVIDLERLHGRRREAIWATLGHAPLAHVLEHVAILAKTVSETPLNGGTLDDLVARYQTSGWLADDAVMRCMDAAAAVDQSDRKLVTSLVRSLYVSWAEEAARYLQQLVLDVGYPAPNYSTDLADGTCIVFIDALRFDVAQRLSDYLKQARLDVQQRVTWAALPSVTATGKPAVSPVSKLISGAETNVDFLPNVTETSKPANHHNLHKLLEQNGWQLPKYPDDLGSGSGRAWVEIGVLDKAGHDGVLSSTLASHVKDIGEYLVRVTKAWKRIEIVTDHGWLYTPGGLEKTSLPTAVSENQWGRCAAIKPGAGYTGDWFPWHWNPNQHFVLAPGISCFKSNMIYAHGGLSMQECLTVSLVLGDSSTVRDHGQIVFVDVEWSGLRCKVRSNTYSPELTIDIRLAPSDPSTSVVFKVKPLPQNCLVSLAVEDEELEGQPVYIVAITSAGEVVAQKLSSIGGQSNA
- the brxL gene encoding protease Lon-related BREX system protein BrxL, which gives rise to MLDLDSIDKLAAANFDGYLVRKDLVRTFSRQFPVPTYVVEFLLGRYCASVNEEEIEEGLEIVQRQLQSKTVKAGEQELFKSHAREQGQIKLIDIITAKLDSRTDTYVATLPSLQLKDVRIDPELVRSNERMLTGGFYAEITLGYDAAIAQEKHGRPFSIDNLREIQLSKRDVLDVVARGRRAFSTSEWIDFLLRSIGIEPEGLGERARTAFLLRMVPFVERNYNLIELGPRGTGKSHLFQQVSPYAHLVSGGKATVAQMFVNNASGQRGLVSQYDVVCFDEISGISFDQKDGVNILKGYMESGEFSRGKESIRADGSIVMVGNFDVDVEHQQRVGHLFGPLPPEMRNDTAFMDRVHSFLPGWDVPKIGKSLLTNHFGLVSDFLSEVWSSLRSHSYVSAVHSRVHFGGALSGRDTNSVNKTISGLLKLVFPSSIDLLSEEDLEWATRVALESRRRVKEQQKRIGATEFRNTHFSYVVGSDGIEKFVSTPELQSENSIGSDPLEPGQVWAISDGGPDEHPGLFRIEVTEGPGTGVRILNKPTPPAFRESIGYAEQNLYARARQLVGDKDPRQHEFSVQLRGFDAAKSGARTGVASLLALCSALLRKSIRGGLVMVGEINLGGSIEPVVNAVTIAEIAVEKGATSLLLPVSCRRQLLDLSDEMATRIDVQFYSDARDALLKALIE